Proteins found in one Tsukamurella paurometabola DSM 20162 genomic segment:
- a CDS encoding CsbD family protein, which translates to MGIADDAKNKAEDLKGRAKEAAGAATGDDDLKAEGQADQGLAEVKDKVAEAADKVKEGVDAVKNKLTGN; encoded by the coding sequence ATGGGAATCGCTGACGACGCGAAGAACAAGGCAGAAGACCTCAAGGGCCGTGCGAAGGAGGCGGCCGGCGCCGCCACCGGTGACGACGACCTCAAGGCCGAGGGTCAGGCCGATCAGGGCCTCGCCGAGGTCAAGGATAAGGTCGCCGAGGCCGCCGACAAGGTCAAGGAGGGCGTCGACGCCGTCAAGAACAAGCTGACGGGCAACTGA